In the Telopea speciosissima isolate NSW1024214 ecotype Mountain lineage chromosome 2, Tspe_v1, whole genome shotgun sequence genome, one interval contains:
- the LOC122651382 gene encoding probable serine/threonine-protein kinase PBL7: protein MEAEDYRKKERLGLVVIVALAALSVVSLLFAFSYYCYIRNKVSKRLKLKNQMSGDSTDEGKRAGRADVQVATENGLQVFTFKQLHSATGGFSKSNVIGHGGFGSVYRGVLSDGRKVAVKLMDQAGKQGEEEFKMEVELLGRLRSPYLLGLLGYGSDSNHKLLVYEFMSNGGLQEHLYPSGGSSTGVTKLDWDTRLRIGLEAAKGLEYLHEHVTPPVIHRDFKSSNILLDKNFHAKVSDFGLAKLGSEKAGGHVSTRVLGTQGYVAPEYALTGHLTTKSDVYSYGVVLLELLTGRVPVDMTRAPGEGVLVSWALPRLTDREKVEQIMDPALEGQYSMKEVIQVAAIAAMCVQPEADYRPLMADVVQSLVPLVKLHKSTAKVGSCSSFHAIKSPTNSEFGKASA, encoded by the exons ATGGAAGCAGAGGACTataggaagaaagagagacttGGGTTGGTGGTCATTGTTGCCCTCGCAGCTTTGTCGGTGGTCTCACTGTTGTTTGCATTCAGCTACTACTGCTACATCCGAAACAAAGTCTCCAAACGCTTAAAGTTGAAGAACCAGATGAGT GGAGACTCTACTGATGAGGGAAAAAGAGCTGGCCGAGCTGATGTGCAAGTTGCGACTGAGAATGGGCTTCAAGTGTTTACCTTCAAGCAGCTTCATTCGGCGACTGGTGGTTTCAGCAAGTCGAATGTCATTGGCCATGGAGGGTTTGGGTCTGTCTACAGAGGGGTGCTTTCAGATGGGAGGAAGGTCGCGGTTAAGTTGATGGATCAGGCTGGAAAACAGGGAGAAGAAGAGTTCAAAATGGAG GTGGAGTTGCTGGGTAGACTTCGTTCCCCGTATTTGTTGGGTTTGCTTGGGTATGGTTCAGATAGTAACCATAAGTTACTGGTTTACGAGTTTATGTCCAATGGAGGTCTGCAGGAGCACCTGTATCCCAGTGGTG GTTCCAGCACTGGTGTGACAAAGTTGGACTGGGACACCCGGTTGAGAATTGGTCTGGAAGCTGCAAAAGGGCTTGAATACCTCCACGAACATGTTACCCCCCCTGTGATCCACAGAGATTTTAAGAGCAGCAACATCCTCTTAGACAAGAACTTTCATGCCAAAGTTTCCGATTTTGGGTTGGCGAAGCTTGGATCTGAAAAGGCCGGTGGGCATGTTTCAACCCGTGTATTGGGCACGCAGGGATATGTGGCCCCTGA GTATGCATTAACTGGGCATCTTACAACAAAATCAGATGTTTACAGTTATGGGGTTGTGCTCTTGGAACTGCTCACAGGCAGAGTGCCAGTAGACATGACAAGGGCTCCTGGGGAAGGTGTGCTTGTATCTTGG GCTCTACCCCGGCTTACAGATAGAGAGAAGGTTGAGCAGATTATGGACCCAGCCCTCGAAGGTCAGTACTCTATGAAGGAGGTTATTCAGgtggctgccattgctgctatGTGCGTGCAGCCTGAAGCGGATTATAGGCCTTTAATGGCAGATGTAGTGCAGTCATTGGTCCCTCTTGTGAAGCTTCATAAATCAACTGCAAAAGTTGGCAGCTGCTCTAGTTTCCATGCAATCAAATCGCCAACCAACAGTGAATTTGGTAAAGCCAGTGCATGA